The genomic DNA ATAGCTGGAAATGCCGATACTGAAAGCCGACGGAATCGCAATGTACTTTCAGCTTATTCTGGTCGAGTGTCGTGCTGAGTCCTTCAAACCGGAGATTCAGCATGGTGGAAAAAAACAGGGTAGAGTCCTTTTTATCGACATCAATAATGGTGATTTTCCCATCTTTGATGCTGAAATTCTGTAAGCCTACTGAAGAAACATTTTCCTGTAACTGGGCAATGACATTGATGCGCTCAGGAGTGTTGGTTTGTGCTTGGTTTCGGTGGTAAAAAGTCAGCTCAGGCTTGTCGAACTGCATATTTTCGAGGTGGACTTCCCCAAAAAATGCCCGCCAGAAACCCCAGCCTATTTTCACCTGAACACGATCTATATTGCCGAATAGCTGTGACTTATCAGAGGAAAATTTCGGCTGAATACTGATCCCCGAAGCATCGGCCATTACTTCCGACCAGTGAATATCGAAGGAAGCAAGGTCAATTTTATAGTTGTCCGCATCTTTAGCGATGGTAATTTGCTTGAGCTGCTCCTTAATCTGGCTTTCGAGCATATGACCGATCAGGTAGCTTGCCAGTGATATCAATAGCAAAATGAGCAGGAACAGACCCGCCCCGTGGGTTAAATATTTTTTCATGGTAGTTAAGCTTTGCTTCTGAGCGTCCCTTTGAGGTAATTCAGGCACATGATCAATATGTAGATATTTTGCCTTAAATTGCCAAAAATATCAACCTAATATTGTTATGAAGATTTTTAGAAGAGCAATTATCTTGCTTCTTTTTTGTACTTTTTTTAGTGAGGTCAATGCACAGACCACCACTCCGAAGCTCGACATTGCTACCCTGATGCAAGGGGATGCTTTCGTGGGACATTTGCCCGATGGCGCATTTTGGTCGATCGATGGACGGGCAGTTTACTATCATCGAAAGAAAGATGATAACGCTTATGCATCGCTTTACCGTTATGATCTCGAAACAAAAAATACGATGGAAGTTCCTGAATCGGATTATCCATATATTCCCCGCAATATCGTCTGGAATGCGGAACGCTCACAGGGCGCTTATCTGTGGCAGGGGAATATCTATTTGGTGCGTCAGGACAGTAATAAAGGACAGTTGGCTTATCAGAGCACACAGCGGTCGGGTTCTTTGGCATGGGTGGATCAGGGACTGACCTTCACGCAGAATGGAAATCTATACCTGTTGGAGCAACAGCCTTTTGCGCTTCGTCAATTAACAGATTTTCGTTCGGGAACGGATCCCAAGACAAAGAAAATATCGGCACAGAAAAAATGGCTGAAAGAGGATCAGCTGCGTGAATTTGAGATTTTGAGCGCATGGGATCAGCGTAAGAAAGGTAAAGAAGCGCACCTGAAAGCCACAAGTGTGCAGGCGCTGAAGCCCATTTACTTCGGTGGGGCATCTTTATACACCGTGAAGGCATCAAAGGATGCAAAGATTATTTTCTATACAACTTATACCCCTGCCAAAGCGACTAAAACAAAAATGCCCAAGTGGGTAACTGCTTCGGGATATGTGGAGTATGGTAGCTACCGTTCTAAAGTTGGCGATAAGCAACCGACTTACCGATCTTATTTGTACCATGTGGAGGAAGATACCGTGGTGGAGATTAATACCGCTACCATCGAGGGGATAAAAGACCGCCCGCAGTACCTTAAAAATTATCTGCAAGCAGGTCAGGAATGGCAGGCTGAAGGTGAAAAAGAGCGCGAGGTGATGATTCATGAACCTGTATTCTCTTCAGACGGAAAACAGGCGGTAGTCGTGATTCGTTCGGCGGATAATAAAGACCGTTGGCTGATGAGCCTTGACCTTCAGAATGGTACTTTATCGTTATTGGATCGTCAGCATGATGATGCCTGGGTCGGTGGGCCGAATATTAGCAGTTGGAATGGGAGTCGCGGAGCCTTAGGCTGGATTGATGATGAGCAGGTGTGGTTTCAGTCGGAAAAAACGGGCTATTCTCATTTGTACACCGTGAACGTAACGACCAAAAAAATAAAGGCGCTCACCAAAGGGGATTTTGAAATTCTTGAAGCGGAACTTACCCAGGATAAAGAGGCCTTCTTCCTGTTGTCGAATAAGAAAACGCCTATGGAGCAGCACGTCTATCGCATGTCGGTGAAGGGCGGGAAAATGGAGCCCCTTACACAGCAATCAGGCGGTTATTCTTTTACGGTTTCCCCTGATGAAAAAATGCTTGCACTGCGTTTCTCTACGGCCAACAAACCCTGGGAACTGATGCTGAAGCCTGCTACGGCAAAATCAGCGATGGTGGCCATTACACATTCGACAACGCCAGCATTTGAGGCTTTTGAATGGCGGATGCCAGCGCTCAAAACATTTGAGGCAAGGGATGGTCAGCAGGTTTACGGAAGAATGTTCCGCCCTGAGGAGCCGAATAATAAGGCGGTAATTTTTGTGCATGGTGCGGGCTATTTGCAAAATGTACATTCGTGGTGGAGTGCCTATTTTCGGGAGTATATGTTCCATAATTTTTTGGCCGATCAGGGGTACACTGTTTTCCATATTGATTACCGTGGAAGTGCGGGTTATGGCCGCGACTGGCGTACTGGAATTTATCGTCATATGGGTGGTAAAGACCTTACTGACCATGAGGATGCCGTGAAGTGGCTGAAGCAAAATTATGGCATTGAGAAGGTGGGGATTTACGGTGGTTCTTATGGAGGTTTCATGACACTGATGGCCATGTTCAATGCCCCTGCGCTATTTGATGCGGGTGCAGCGATTCGTTCGGTTACTGACTGGGCACATTATAACCATGGTTACACCAGCAATATTTTAAATACGCCCGCACAGGATCCAAAGGCTTATTATGACAGCTCACCGATTTATTTTGCGGACGGGCTTCAGGGGCCGTTGTTAATTTTGCATGGCATGGAGGACGATAATGTGCAGTTTCAGGATGTTGTCCGACTGAATCAAAAGCTGATTGAGCTGGGCAAGGAAAACTGGCAGATGGCACTTTACCCCATTGAACCACATGGCTTCCGTGAGGCTAACAGCTGGACCGATGAGTACAAAAGGATTTTCAAATTATTTGAGGAGCACCTATAGTAGAGGCGTTTCAGAAGGCGGCTTATGGTTGTGATTTTGGAGAAGGAGCGCAGCAATCCGTAAATAACGCATACTTTATCTTGAGGGCGCAACTGTCCATGGAATTCATTCCATAGCTAATTGAGGATGAGTAAATTGCAATCATGGTTGTGCGACAGCCCCCAAGTGATTTTGGATTTGCGAAATATAAAATCGTGCAATAATCTGGGGTTGTACCAGTGGGATTGTGCCTTCCATAAAAGAGCGATCATCCCTGTACGGACATTGTGCACAGTGTCCGTACAGTTCTAAAATATTGAACTCATTATTTTAATTCACACCATAACGCGTGTTTAAAAGCTTAGAACCCTACTGCAAATTGGGATGACCGGGCTTGGGTTTAAATTATTTATAAAAAATAGCGCCGCTATTCTCTCAAAAAAAATCCCCCATCGCTTTTGTATAAAAACGGTGGGGGATTTTGGTTTGTATAGCACTCAGGCTGGGCTGCTGTTACTTGCTGCCTTGGTGGGCATTTTTGAACTGTTCAAAAATCCAGTTATAACGCATGGCCGCCTGTTCGGCATAGGTCCAGTGGCCGGTATCCTGAAAGAGGGTCAGCTCTTTTGGAGCGGTAATTTCATTGTAGGCGGCATACATGGAGGTTGGCGGACAAACGTTATCGTTGAAACCCCAGGAGTAGAAGCCTTTGGCGGTGAGTTTTCGGGCAAAGTTCACCACATCAAAATAGGCAATGTTTTCTACCCAGTTTGGTTTCACCGAGGCGTCAAAATCCCTGAACATATGTGGCCATCCACCGGTTTGCCCTTTGGTATAAGCAGCCATATCACACAAAGCGGGGAACAGTGGCGCAAGGTATTTCACCCGCTGATCCAGGCCTGCGGTAACGATCGAGAGCGCCCCACCTTGCGATCCTCCGGTTACCAGCAGGTCTTCACCATTATATTTGGGCAGTTGTTCAATAAAATCGATGGCACGAACGCACCCGAGGTAAACGCGCTTGTAATAATAGTCATCCTTGCTTTCAAGCTGATAGTTAAAATAGCCGGAAAGCGCACCTGTAGCCAGTCCTTTATAAAAAGCATCATCACGCACATTCACCGGAATACCATGGATACCGATGGTCAGGAAAATGGCCCCACGCTTGGCGTTGCTGTTGGCGTGGTAGGCACGTACACCTGCTCCGGGAACTTCCAAAACTGCGGGGTATTGCCCTGCTTTTTTAGGGACTGATAGCATTCCATAAACCCGTGAAACTCCACGCCATGAATTC from Persicobacter psychrovividus includes the following:
- a CDS encoding S9 family peptidase, with protein sequence MKIFRRAIILLLFCTFFSEVNAQTTTPKLDIATLMQGDAFVGHLPDGAFWSIDGRAVYYHRKKDDNAYASLYRYDLETKNTMEVPESDYPYIPRNIVWNAERSQGAYLWQGNIYLVRQDSNKGQLAYQSTQRSGSLAWVDQGLTFTQNGNLYLLEQQPFALRQLTDFRSGTDPKTKKISAQKKWLKEDQLREFEILSAWDQRKKGKEAHLKATSVQALKPIYFGGASLYTVKASKDAKIIFYTTYTPAKATKTKMPKWVTASGYVEYGSYRSKVGDKQPTYRSYLYHVEEDTVVEINTATIEGIKDRPQYLKNYLQAGQEWQAEGEKEREVMIHEPVFSSDGKQAVVVIRSADNKDRWLMSLDLQNGTLSLLDRQHDDAWVGGPNISSWNGSRGALGWIDDEQVWFQSEKTGYSHLYTVNVTTKKIKALTKGDFEILEAELTQDKEAFFLLSNKKTPMEQHVYRMSVKGGKMEPLTQQSGGYSFTVSPDEKMLALRFSTANKPWELMLKPATAKSAMVAITHSTTPAFEAFEWRMPALKTFEARDGQQVYGRMFRPEEPNNKAVIFVHGAGYLQNVHSWWSAYFREYMFHNFLADQGYTVFHIDYRGSAGYGRDWRTGIYRHMGGKDLTDHEDAVKWLKQNYGIEKVGIYGGSYGGFMTLMAMFNAPALFDAGAAIRSVTDWAHYNHGYTSNILNTPAQDPKAYYDSSPIYFADGLQGPLLILHGMEDDNVQFQDVVRLNQKLIELGKENWQMALYPIEPHGFREANSWTDEYKRIFKLFEEHL
- a CDS encoding acetylxylan esterase, with the protein product MYKQPFSTTRALWLCLMLALLFPNLAHSNERGEMYYLKVTPTAKDWTYATNEEIVFHVEAKKFGQPISALQVRYEIGQELMTPSQKGEVQLTNGTATIKGFKAKKPGFYTCRIFTTIDGKEKTVYATAGVAPEKIKAVTKMPKDFDAFWQKAREEQLDIPLEPIITLQAEECTSDYDVYHVSFQNMKKGNSWRGVSRVYGMLSVPKKAGQYPAVLEVPGAGVRAYHANSNAKRGAIFLTIGIHGIPVNVRDDAFYKGLATGALSGYFNYQLESKDDYYYKRVYLGCVRAIDFIEQLPKYNGEDLLVTGGSQGGALSIVTAGLDQRVKYLAPLFPALCDMAAYTKGQTGGWPHMFRDFDASVKPNWVENIAYFDVVNFARKLTAKGFYSWGFNDNVCPPTSMYAAYNEITAPKELTLFQDTGHWTYAEQAAMRYNWIFEQFKNAHQGSK